One window from the genome of Pyxicephalus adspersus chromosome 6, UCB_Pads_2.0, whole genome shotgun sequence encodes:
- the TMEM119 gene encoding transmembrane protein 119 codes for MGHLLTLCMFLLFSYPVSLARYTTEPEYGSGEVDGTTTVSNTQSYDIVGSTTENSVKNINGTTTLNVLENIKQFLKEYMLLVIVVGSLVALLIFIMCAAVIMSHRHKANAYYPSSFAPKEYVNHNDKNGGTSTFNEIPEKPHDAKVEEVVSSNNQLQADILNAAQNLKSPIKGGSVKEQTKNSEVPQKICESSHKENPQEASSDKTPESTKTQEEITVNKVEEVPAEEPEETKPSGDSQEAPAESTKPMGDSEDAPANPAEETQPASESQEVPAEAKADVPSSPEELSGKEDVNPTPTECGTAINNPCESQESQQAADTEPCGV; via the coding sequence ATGGGACACCTTCTGACATTATGTATGTTCTTGCTCTTCTCATATCCTGTATCCCTGGCTCGATACACTACTGAACCCGAGTATGGAAGTGGAGAAGTAGATGGCACAACAACTGTTTCCAATACCCAGAGCTACGACATTGTTGGATCTACTACAGAAAACTCTGTGAAGAATATTAATGGCACAACCACTTTAAATGTcttggaaaatataaaacagtttttgaAGGAGTACATGTTGCTTGTAATTGTGGTAGGTTCTCTGGTTGCCCTACTTATATTTATAATGTGTGCTGCAGTGATAATGAGTCATAGACATAAAGCAAATGCATATTATCCTTCATCTTTTGCACCAAAAGAGTATGTAAACCACAATGACAAAAATGGTGGTACCAGTACATTTAATGAGATTCCTGAGAAACCTCACGATGCCAAGGTTGAAGAAGTGGTTAGTTCGAATAACCAGCTACAAGCCGATATCCTTAACGCTGCTCAGAATCTTAAATCACCTATCAAGGGTGGTAGTGTTAAGGAGCAAACAAAAAATAGTGAAGTACCCCAAAAAATTTGTGAGTCATCCCATAAAGAAAATCCACAAGAAGCTAGTAGTGACAAAACCCCAGAAAGTACCAAAACCCAAGAAGAAATTACTGTGAACAAAGTGGAGGAGGTCCCAGCTGAGGAACCAGAAGAAACTAAGCCTTCAGGTGATTCTCAGGAGGCTCCAGCTGAATCAACTAAACCCATGGGCGATTCTGAAGATGCACCAGCCAACCCAGCAGAAGAAACTCAACCTGCCAGTGAATCTCAGGAAGTCCCAGCTGAAGCTAAAGCAGATGTCCCAAGTTCCCCAGAAGAATTAAGTGGAAAAGAAGATGTGAATCCCACTCCAACTGAGTGTGGAACAGCAATCAATAATCCTTGTGAAAGTCAAGAATCACAGCAGGCTGCAGACACAGAACCATGTGGAGTTTAA